The Terriglobus roseus region TCTCCATTGCTCAATCAGCGCTGATCCAGACGGCGTTCTTCGGGTCCTATTTCGTGTTCGCGCTTCCCGCGGGCAAGCTGGTGGAATATCGCGGCTACAAATACACCATGGTCACCGGCCTTGGCGTCGCGGCTGTGGGTGCGATCCTCTTCATCCCGGCAGCTCGGCTCGCGTCGTACCCGTTGTTCCTGGGCGCGCTGGTGATTCTCGCAGCGGGCATTACGGCCCTGCAGGTTTCGGCGAACCCGTTCGTCGCCAGCGTTGGCCCGGAAGAAACAGCTTCCAGCCGCTTGAACCTGTCGCAGGCGCTTAACTCCTTTGGCACCTTCATCGCACCCATCATCGGCCGCTACACCATCCTTGCGGGTGTAGGCGCGGCAACCGCCGTCGCGATTGCGAAGTTCACGCCCGACGAACTGGCCGCCTACCGCGCACAGCAGGCATCCACCATCACCACGCCGTATCTGGTGATCACCGGCATCCTGGTTCTGCTGGCAATCCTGCTGTACACCGTGCGACTCGACAACAAGGAACACCTCACCGTTGATCTGCGTCCCATCGCAGGCTTTGGCCCCGGCATCTGGAACCAGACATGGTTGTGGCTGGGCGCGTTGGGCATCTTCCTGTACGTGGGTGCCGAAGTCTCCATCGGCAGCTTCCTCATCAACTACTTCGGCGAGCCCAACATCGGTGGCCTCTCCGAAGCAGCCGCCGCCAAGTACGTCTCGTACTACTGGCTGGGCGCCATGATTGGCCGCTTTATCGGTTCAGCCATCCTGCAGAAGGTACGCACCGGCACGCTGCTGGGCATCTTCGCGATGGTGGCGTTTGTACTGGTGCTGGCCAGCGTCTTCTCCGGCGGCCACGTTGCCATGTACACCATTCTGTCGGTGGGCCTGTTCAACTCCATCATGTTCCCCAGCATCTTCACGCTGGGTCTGGCTGGACTGGGAGAACTCACCAGCAAGGGCAGCAGCCTGATGGTGCAGGCCATCGTCGGCGGCGCAATCATCCCCTACGTCTACGGCCACTTCGCCGATCACGTGGGCTACCAGAAGGCGTTTCTGATTCCCGCTGCCTGCTACGTGTACATCGCGATCTACGGCTTTGCCACCACGCGCCGCCAGATCCACACCGATCCGCTCGCAGACCTGCGGATCGACCCCGTATAAAGAACCGCAATCAACAAAAGAAGGGAGCAGCGGAATCGCTGCTCCCTTTCTCTTTGCACAAGCAGTTGAGAGTTACTACTGCGGAGGCGGAGGAAGCGCATCGCCATTGCCGCCATTTCTGCGGCCGCCCGAAGGTCCACCAGCACGTTGTTCCTGCACACGCAGATCGGTCGGCACAAACACACCGCCCTTGACCGAACCAAGGCCAACCACACTATCACCAACCTTCACATCCGCCAGTGTGATGGACTCTCCTTCAGCATTCGGCGCAGGACGATTGCCACCATTGCCGCCGCCATTTCTGCCACCCTGCCCCATACCGCCACCACCGGGGCCCATTCCCATGCCACCGCCCATGCCCATCATGCCGGTATTCAATCCAGCAGCCTGCAATGCGGCAGGGTCCATGCGGCCACCCTTGCGAAGGCTGGTCGTCTCGTCCAACGAAATCGTCTGCGACACCTTATCCGAGCGCATGATGGTCAGCTTCGTTTCGTCAATCGCGGTGATCCGCCCCACAATGTATGTCTTACCCAGGTTCGCCTTCGCCTTTGCGACATCTGCGGCGGGCACATCCATCACCATCATGGCGTGGAGTTCATGCTTGTCGGCGTCGGGCATACCCATGCTCATCACTTCGTCGCCCGGTTGAATGCCGGAGATCGCCAGCGTCTCCCGACCACGCATCACGCGGGTATTTTCCGTGGTGATGATCGTCCAGGTCGTTCCTGCTTCATCCTTTACGACAACATTGGATCCGCTGACCGATGTCACTGTGCCGCGCGTAGCGCCGCCGCGACGTCCACCCTGCCCACCGGGGCCACCCATTCCTCGGCGCATTCCCTGTCCCTGCGCATCCTGCTGCGGCTGTTGATCGCCACCGCTGGTGGCGTTCTGCCCAAAGGCAAG contains the following coding sequences:
- a CDS encoding sugar MFS transporter, with amino-acid sequence MAFSAAASSGSNHFRRTQTDYRAMTIATTLFFMWGFLTCMNDILIPHLKSIFSLSIAQSALIQTAFFGSYFVFALPAGKLVEYRGYKYTMVTGLGVAAVGAILFIPAARLASYPLFLGALVILAAGITALQVSANPFVASVGPEETASSRLNLSQALNSFGTFIAPIIGRYTILAGVGAATAVAIAKFTPDELAAYRAQQASTITTPYLVITGILVLLAILLYTVRLDNKEHLTVDLRPIAGFGPGIWNQTWLWLGALGIFLYVGAEVSIGSFLINYFGEPNIGGLSEAAAAKYVSYYWLGAMIGRFIGSAILQKVRTGTLLGIFAMVAFVLVLASVFSGGHVAMYTILSVGLFNSIMFPSIFTLGLAGLGELTSKGSSLMVQAIVGGAIIPYVYGHFADHVGYQKAFLIPAACYVYIAIYGFATTRRQIHTDPLADLRIDPV
- a CDS encoding DUF5666 domain-containing protein, which translates into the protein MKTLWKSAVLCSALTLSTLAFGQNATSGGDQQPQQDAQGQGMRRGMGGPGGQGGRRGGATRGTVTSVSGSNVVVKDEAGTTWTIITTENTRVMRGRETLAISGIQPGDEVMSMGMPDADKHELHAMMVMDVPAADVAKAKANLGKTYIVGRITAIDETKLTIMRSDKVSQTISLDETTSLRKGGRMDPAALQAAGLNTGMMGMGGGMGMGPGGGGMGQGGRNGGGNGGNRPAPNAEGESITLADVKVGDSVVGLGSVKGGVFVPTDLRVQEQRAGGPSGGRRNGGNGDALPPPPQ